A stretch of Vanessa cardui chromosome 26, ilVanCard2.1, whole genome shotgun sequence DNA encodes these proteins:
- the LOC124540840 gene encoding uncharacterized protein LOC124540840, translating into MTHPKLHIQFITTLLLITSQSTSSASTKPNARPVYEVINEQTRIDDKPKVTNNPGILPYGNPLAGNSKQNARLHASNQQAMFNAERIRQHKAQLQRWTKGPQIIDSYMKAYHDLQENHQLEIEEQQATLKDSPVTPAVTNRGRPIRQRVQNKRVQSNSDNSDEALSNEPSFSSNRVQSQRREIPRRSSSIQRSEPMKITKADAVIKTRNRNHRSYGSADYHQYVEPKRYKTIYVSPVPYYSQDVTIKPNGNIGLNQLQTKEPSKLYTEAIPSEATPTYPKRYGVHKFNSVQEIEALNYLLSKNPTEQLSKFTALLNSQKGPEDTVEREPIDYYFYLNDSPQNVPQDFDPVKYASAYKPDIPIKDHIPITEETDDIQDPTQNKRPITFSQPIAPTTASKLETDSKNYYKVEDASQVICDDSKTSPVNYINDDKDAYHTVNYGYLPYINKETEADTSEIYLHHNAQPTVVQHLSEDGTETSAYGDDNLKYAANYEFGYRVKDQDSGNYFGHREAKKGENTKGQYHVLLPDGRMQQVNYSAGPEGFHADITYDHLQ; encoded by the exons ATGACACATCCAAAGCTTCACATCCAGTTCATCACAACATTACTCCTGATCACATCACAATCAACGTCATCAGCGTCAACCAAACCAAATGCCAGACCGGTCTACGAAGTTATCAATGAACAAACAAGAATCGATGATAAACCCAAAGTCACAAATAACCCTGGAATACTTCCATATGGCAATCCATTAGCTGGAAATTCGAAACAAAATGCTCGACTCCACGCCAGCAATCAACAAGCCATGTTTAATGCGGAAAGAATAAGACAACACAAGGCTCAGTTACAAAGATGGACGAAAGGTCCTCAAATTATCGATAGTTATATGAAAGCGTATCATGATTTACAAGAAAATCATCAGTTAGAAATTGAAGAACAGCAAGCAACGTTAAAAGACAGTCCTGTAACACCAGCTGTTACGAATAGAGGTCGCCCAATTAGACAGCGAGTTCAAAATAAACGAGTACAAAGTAATAGTGATAACTCAGATGAAGCGTTATCTAATGAACCTTCTTTTTCTTCAAATAGAGTACAAAGTCAAAGAAGAGAAATCCCAAGAAGAAGCTCTTCCATCCAAAGATCAGAACCCATGAAAATTACGAAAGCTGACGCAGTAATCAAAACTAGAAACCGAAACCATCGCTCATATGGTTCTGCTGATTATCATCAATATGTAGAACCCAAaagatataaaacaatatatgtgtCACCAGTACCCTATTATAGCCAAGATGTGACGATAAAACCTAACGGGAACATTGGCTTAAATCAGCTTCAAACAAAAGaaccaagtaaattatatacagaAGCAATACCTAGCGAAGCAACGCCAACTTATCCTAAGCGATACGGCGTACACAAATTTAATTCAGTTCAAGAAATAGAAGCTCTCAATTATCTATTGTCAAAGAATCCAACGGAACAATTATCGAAATTTACAGCTCTTTTAAATTCTCAAAAAGGTCCAGAAGATACTGTTGAACGAGAACCGatagattattatttctatttaaatgacTCGCCACAAAATGTACCTCAAGATTTTGATCCAGTAAAATATGCGAGTGCATACAAGCCAGACATTCCAATCAAAGACCACATACCTATAACTGAAGAAACAGACGACATTCAAGATCCCACTCAAAATAAACGACCAATAACATTTTCTCAACCAATCGCTCCAACAACGGCATCAAAACTTGAAACCGAcagtaaaaattattacaaagtcGAAGATGCAAGTCAGGTAATATGTGATGACAGCAAAACAAGTCCTGTTAACTATATAAATGATGATAAAGATGCATACCATACTGTTAATTACGGATATCTACCTTACATCAACAAGGAAACAGAGGCTGATAcaagtgaaatatatttacaccaCAACGCGCAACCCACTGTAGTCCAACATCTATCTGAAGACGGTACAGAAACATCCGCTTATGGAGATGATAAC CTCAAGTATGCAGCTAACTACGAATTCGGGTACAGAGTAAAAGATCAAGATAGCGGCAACTATTTCGGTCACCGTGAAGCAAAGAAAGGCGAGAATACGAAAGGTCAATACCACGTGCTGTTACCAGATGGGAGAATGCAACAGGTCAATTACTCAGCAGGACCCGAAGGCTTCCATGCGGATATTACGTATGAtcacttacaataa